Proteins from a single region of Amblyomma americanum isolate KBUSLIRL-KWMA chromosome 10, ASM5285725v1, whole genome shotgun sequence:
- the LOC144106701 gene encoding glycine receptor subunit alpha-2-like, whose amino-acid sequence MSLDSIDEESMTYAADIFFSQSWKDHRLRLPENMTADYRVLQTDWLERVWRPDCVFKNAKQVTFQTMTVPNHYIWLYRDKTILYMVKLTLTLSCAMNFASYPHDTQICSMQMESLSHTTDDLVFEWNDRDPPVVHTDFELPQLDLEQTDPQDCTESYSTGNFTCLQLTFKLKRRLGYYMFHTYIPTCLIVIMSWISFWIKPEAVPARVTLGVTSLLTLCTQHAKSQADLPPVSYIKAIDIFMSSCTVFVFASLMEYAVVNIIIEDGYKQLDVVRAQLEPESPSQPNARDHGRLRALLIDKVSRVVFPTSFVLLNAFYWIFYVLCA is encoded by the exons ATGAGCTTGGATTCCATTGACGAAGAATCAATG ACATACGCTGCGGACATCTTTTTCTCGCAGTCATGGAAAGACCACCGACTTCGCCTGCCGGAGAACATGACGGCAGACTACCGAGTTCTACAGACAGACTGGCTGGAGCGTGTGTGGAGGCCGGACTGCGTGTTTAAGAATGCCAAGCAGGTCACCTTTCAGACAATGACAGTGCCCAACCACTACATATGGCTGTACAGAGACAAGACCATCCTCTACATGGTGAA GCTCACCTTGACACTGTCGTGTGCAATGAACTTCGCATCTTATCCTCATGACACCCAGATTTGTTCTATGCAgatggagagct TGTCCCACACAACCGACGACCTGGTCTTCGAGTGGAATGACCGGGATCCTCCCGTAGTGCACACGGACTTCGAGCTGCCTCAACTAGACCTGGAGCAAACCGATCCGCAGGACTGCACCGAATCGTACTCAACAG GTAACTTCACCTGCCTCCAGCTCACGTTCAAGCTGAAGCGGCGACTGGGCTACTACATGTTCCATACGTACATCCCCACCTGCCTGATTGTTATCATGTCCTGGATCTCCTTCTGGATCAAGCCGGAAGCTGTACCGGCCAGGGTGACCTTGGGCGTGACCAGTCTTCTCACTCTGTGCACGCAACACGCGAAGAGCCAGGCAGACCTGCCTCCCGTGTCCTACATCAAGGCCATCGACATCTTCATGTCCTCCTGCACCGTGTTCGTGTTCGCCTCGCTGATGGAGTACGCTGTGGTGAACATCATCATCGAAGACGGCTACAAGCAGCTCGACGTAGTGCGAGCACAGCTG GAACCCGAAAGTCCGTCCCAGCCTAACGCGAGAGACCATGGGCGACTGCGGGCGCTTCTAATCGACAAGGTGTCCCGTGTCGTATTTCCCACAAGCTTTGTGCTACTGAACGCCTTCTACTGGATCTTCTACGTCCTCTGCGCGTGA